In a genomic window of Aquila chrysaetos chrysaetos chromosome Z, bAquChr1.4, whole genome shotgun sequence:
- the BRIX1 gene encoding ribosome biogenesis protein BRX1 homolog has protein sequence MQDLRTLMPHSKADTKMDRKDQLFVINEVCEMKNCNKCIFFEAKKKQDLYMWLSNTPQGPSAKFLVQNVHTLAELKMTGNCLRGSRPLLSFDPTFDKEPHYALLKELFIQIFSTPQYHPKSQPFVDHVFTFTITDERIWFRNYQIIEEDASLVEIGPRFVLNLIKIFQGSFGGPTLYENPHYQSPNMHRRLIRLSVAAKFREKQQVKEVQKIKKKGSKVLIEEDPTEVVFETPAEEKPVEIQLVKPESKPIVKDKKKPRKIQRKKQKKLFRTEASA, from the exons ATGCAAGACTTAAGGACATTGATGCCTCACTCTAAAGCAG ATACTAAAATGGACCGTAAAGACCAGTTATTTGTAATTAATGAG GtgtgtgaaatgaaaaactgcaatAAGTGCATCTTTTTCGAAGCCAAAAAGAAACAGGATCTCTATATGTG GCTTTCGAATACACCACAGGGACCATCAGCTAAATTCTTAGTGCAGAACG tTCACACACTGGCTGAATTGAAGATGACAGGAAACTGCCTGAGGGGCTCACGGCCCCTTTTGTCTTTTGATCCA acaTTTGACAAGGAGCCACACTATGCCCTCCTAAAAGAATTGTTTATTCAG ATATTTAGTACACCACAGTATCACCCCAAAAGTCAGCCTTTTGTGGATCATGTTTTCACCTTCACCATTACGGACGAGAGGATCTGGTTTCGGAATTACCAG ATAATAGAAGAAGATGCATCTCTAGTAGAAATTGGGCCTCGCTTTGTCCTGAACCTCATAAAAATCTTCCAAGGTAGCTTTGGAGGACCAACTCTGTATGAAAATCCCCATTACCAGTCCCCAAATATG CATCGACGGCTGATAAGATTGTCAGTGGCAGCTAAGTTTAGAGAGAAACAGCAAGTGAAGGAAGTacaaaagattaagaaaaaagggAGCAAGGTGCTTATTGAAGAAGACCCCACCGAAGTGGTCTTTGAAActccagctgaagaaaagccaGTGGAAATACAGCTTGTGAAACCAGAGTCAAAACCAATtgttaaagataaaaagaagCCACGCAAAATtcagaggaagaagcaaaaaaagcttttcagaactGAAGCATCAGCATAA